In Sander vitreus isolate 19-12246 chromosome 7, sanVit1, whole genome shotgun sequence, a genomic segment contains:
- the pou6f1 gene encoding POU domain, class 6, transcription factor 1 isoform X2: MNSKDPPAKDAPLTVNEQVIVMSGHETIRVLEVEVDASLPSSVPDVKSEAKAEEGVARPAEQPEAGSTQDVPQSTGVVVRPNRGCAPAVLGEQHVVSVEAPAPAVQTLTPAVPVSLSLSQPQAAMPITVQGCPQVLTQESLATLMTGMMAQTGSLGQPLLIPLSMAGSIGGQGGLAVLTLPTTNVATIPGFTAANTAGNLLKLPFAGLQAATVLNSVQPQLQTNAQTMFQPQAASIQQVQATSQPTQVTNAQVTAAQVAEAQATSAATTVSQSNISLAALQTAGLSINPAIINASSLGAQPQFLSSLTSTPIITSAMSNMAGITSQIITNAQGQVIGTLPLLFNPASTHTLPLQGLQGLQGLQGLQGLQGLQGLQGLQGLQGLQVQTVTPQLLFNAQGQIIATLGNGSAVATSATTVLPKPANPPTLTKAVTQTSVTTVSQSPIVIAPQPSVLKTATTLSSTVPITCGDIAKVGQLVSKPQQVVSSEEGINLEEIREFAKNFKIRRLSLGLTQTQVGQALTATEGPAYSQSAICRFEKLDITPKSAQKLKPVLEKWLAEAEHWNQKGQQNLMEFVGGEPSKKRKRRTSFTPQAIEVLNSYFEKNALPTGQEITEIARELNYDREVVRVWFCNRRQTLKNTSKINVFQVQ; this comes from the exons ATGAACTCCAAGGATCCCCCTGCCAAAGATGCCCCACTTACTGTCAATGAGCAG GTCATTGTGATGTCTGGCCATGAGACGATTCGTGTGCTAGAGGTAGAAGTTGACGCATCCCTGCCATCATCGGTACCTGATGTGAAGAGTGAAGCCAAAGCTGAGGAGGGAGTGGCTCGGCCTGCAGAGCAACCTGAGGCTGGCAGCACGCAGGACGTGCCCCAGAGCACTGGGGTAGTAG TAAGACCCAACCGTGGCTGTGCTCCTGCAGTGCTGGGCGAGCAGCATGTGGTGTCTGTAGAGGCTCCTGCCCCTGCTGTCCAAACGCTGACTCCTGCTGTCCCCGTCAGTTTGTCCCTGTCGCAGCCACAGGCCGCCATGCCCATAACTGTACAAGGCTGTCCGCAG GTGCTGACCCAGGAAAGTTTGGCCACTCTGATGACTGGTATGATGGCCCAGACAGGATCCCTGGGGCAGCCCTTGCTCATCCCCCTCAGTATGGCAGGCTCCATTGGTGGCCAGGGTGGTCTGGCTGTTCTCACCTTGCCTACCACCAATGTAGCCACTATCCCCGGGTTCACAGCAGCTAACACGGCCGGAAATCTCCTCAAACTGCCCTTTGCTGGCCTCCAAG CTGCGACAGTCCTGAACTCTGTCCAGCCCCAACTGCAGACAAATGCCCAGACGATGTTCCAGCCGCAAGCAGCTTCCATACAGCAGGTGCAGGCGACGTCTCAGCCAACACAGGTGACCAATGCACAGGTTACCGCTGCTCAGGTTGCGGAAGCCCAGGCCACCTCGGCCGCCACTACTGTCTCTCAGTCCAACATATCCTTAGCGGCACTCCAGACTGCAGGACTCTCCATCAATCCTGCTATT aTCAATGCTTCTTCTTTGGGAGCTCAGCCCCAGTTCCTCAGTTCCCTCACCTCCACTCCCATCATCACCAGTGCCATGTCCAACATGGCTGGCATCACCAGCCAGATCATCACAAATGCCCAGGGACAG GTCATAGGAACCCTCCCACTGTTGTTTAACCCAGCCTCGACACACACCCTTCCCCTCCAAGGCCTCCAGGGCCTCCAGGGTCTCCAGGGCCTCCAGGGGCTCCAGGGTCTTCAGGGGCTCCAGGGGCTCCAGGGTCTCCAGGGGCTCCAGGTCCAGACTGTCACCCCACAGCTGCTTTTCAACGCCCAGGGCCAGATCATTGCCACACTAGGGAATGGGTCTGCAGTTGCAACCTCTGCTACTACAGTTCTGCCCAAACCCGCTAATCCTCCAACACTTACCAAAGCTGTCACACAg ACTTCGGTAAcaactgtcagtcagtcaccaatTGTCATCGCCCCGCAGCCGTCTGTACTGAAGACTGCCACCACGCTCTCCTCCACAGTACCCATTACCTGTGGAGACATTGCAAAAGTGGGCCAGCTTGTCAGCA AGCCCCAGCAGGTAGTCAGCAGCGAGGAAGGCATTAATCTGGAAGAGATTCGAGAGTTTGCCAAGAATTTCAAGATCCGCCGGCTGTCCTTGGGGCTTACTCAGACACAAGTAGGGCAGGCTCTGACTGCAACTGAGGGTCCGGCCTACAGCCAGTCTGCCATTTGCAG GTTTGAAAAGCTGGATATCACGCCCAAGAGTGCTCAGAAGCTAAAGCCTGTGTTGGAGAAGTGGCTGGCTGAGGCCGAGCACTGGAACCAGAAAGGCCAGCAGAATCTGATGGAGTTTGTTGGcggtgaaccatccaaaaaaCGCAAGCGGCGTACTAGTTTCACACCGCAGGCAATAGAAGTTCTTAACTCCTACTTTGAGAAGAATGCATTGCCAACAGGCCAAGAGATTACAGAAATTGCAAGAGAGCTAAACTATGACCGAGAGGTCGTGCGAGTATGGTTCTGCAACCGGCGACAGACGCtgaaaaacacaagcaaaatcaatgtcttccaggTTCAGTAG
- the pou6f1 gene encoding POU domain, class 6, transcription factor 1 isoform X3 has protein sequence MNSKDPPAKDAPLTVNEQVIVMSGHETIRVLEVEVDASLPSSVPDVKSEAKAEEGVARPAEQPEAGSTQDVPQSTGVVVLGEQHVVSVEAPAPAVQTLTPAVPVSLSLSQPQAAMPITVQGCPQVLTQESLATLMTGMMAQTGSLGQPLLIPLSMAGSIGGQGGLAVLTLPTTNVATIPGFTAANTAGNLLKLPFAGLQAATVLNSVQPQLQTNAQTMFQPQAASIQQVQATSQPTQVTNAQVTAAQVAEAQATSAATTVSQSNISLAALQTAGLSINPAIINASSLGAQPQFLSSLTSTPIITSAMSNMAGITSQIITNAQGQVIGTLPLLFNPASTHTLPLQGLQGLQGLQGLQGLQGLQGLQGLQGLQGLQVQTVTPQLLFNAQGQIIATLGNGSAVATSATTVLPKPANPPTLTKAVTQTSVTTVSQSPIVIAPQPSVLKTATTLSSTVPITCGDIAKVGQLVSKPQQVVSSEEGINLEEIREFAKNFKIRRLSLGLTQTQVGQALTATEGPAYSQSAICRFEKLDITPKSAQKLKPVLEKWLAEAEHWNQKGQQNLMEFVGGEPSKKRKRRTSFTPQAIEVLNSYFEKNALPTGQEITEIARELNYDREVVRVWFCNRRQTLKNTSKINVFQVQ, from the exons ATGAACTCCAAGGATCCCCCTGCCAAAGATGCCCCACTTACTGTCAATGAGCAG GTCATTGTGATGTCTGGCCATGAGACGATTCGTGTGCTAGAGGTAGAAGTTGACGCATCCCTGCCATCATCGGTACCTGATGTGAAGAGTGAAGCCAAAGCTGAGGAGGGAGTGGCTCGGCCTGCAGAGCAACCTGAGGCTGGCAGCACGCAGGACGTGCCCCAGAGCACTGGGGTAGTAG TGCTGGGCGAGCAGCATGTGGTGTCTGTAGAGGCTCCTGCCCCTGCTGTCCAAACGCTGACTCCTGCTGTCCCCGTCAGTTTGTCCCTGTCGCAGCCACAGGCCGCCATGCCCATAACTGTACAAGGCTGTCCGCAG GTGCTGACCCAGGAAAGTTTGGCCACTCTGATGACTGGTATGATGGCCCAGACAGGATCCCTGGGGCAGCCCTTGCTCATCCCCCTCAGTATGGCAGGCTCCATTGGTGGCCAGGGTGGTCTGGCTGTTCTCACCTTGCCTACCACCAATGTAGCCACTATCCCCGGGTTCACAGCAGCTAACACGGCCGGAAATCTCCTCAAACTGCCCTTTGCTGGCCTCCAAG CTGCGACAGTCCTGAACTCTGTCCAGCCCCAACTGCAGACAAATGCCCAGACGATGTTCCAGCCGCAAGCAGCTTCCATACAGCAGGTGCAGGCGACGTCTCAGCCAACACAGGTGACCAATGCACAGGTTACCGCTGCTCAGGTTGCGGAAGCCCAGGCCACCTCGGCCGCCACTACTGTCTCTCAGTCCAACATATCCTTAGCGGCACTCCAGACTGCAGGACTCTCCATCAATCCTGCTATT aTCAATGCTTCTTCTTTGGGAGCTCAGCCCCAGTTCCTCAGTTCCCTCACCTCCACTCCCATCATCACCAGTGCCATGTCCAACATGGCTGGCATCACCAGCCAGATCATCACAAATGCCCAGGGACAG GTCATAGGAACCCTCCCACTGTTGTTTAACCCAGCCTCGACACACACCCTTCCCCTCCAAGGCCTCCAGGGCCTCCAGGGTCTCCAGGGCCTCCAGGGGCTCCAGGGTCTTCAGGGGCTCCAGGGGCTCCAGGGTCTCCAGGGGCTCCAGGTCCAGACTGTCACCCCACAGCTGCTTTTCAACGCCCAGGGCCAGATCATTGCCACACTAGGGAATGGGTCTGCAGTTGCAACCTCTGCTACTACAGTTCTGCCCAAACCCGCTAATCCTCCAACACTTACCAAAGCTGTCACACAg ACTTCGGTAAcaactgtcagtcagtcaccaatTGTCATCGCCCCGCAGCCGTCTGTACTGAAGACTGCCACCACGCTCTCCTCCACAGTACCCATTACCTGTGGAGACATTGCAAAAGTGGGCCAGCTTGTCAGCA AGCCCCAGCAGGTAGTCAGCAGCGAGGAAGGCATTAATCTGGAAGAGATTCGAGAGTTTGCCAAGAATTTCAAGATCCGCCGGCTGTCCTTGGGGCTTACTCAGACACAAGTAGGGCAGGCTCTGACTGCAACTGAGGGTCCGGCCTACAGCCAGTCTGCCATTTGCAG GTTTGAAAAGCTGGATATCACGCCCAAGAGTGCTCAGAAGCTAAAGCCTGTGTTGGAGAAGTGGCTGGCTGAGGCCGAGCACTGGAACCAGAAAGGCCAGCAGAATCTGATGGAGTTTGTTGGcggtgaaccatccaaaaaaCGCAAGCGGCGTACTAGTTTCACACCGCAGGCAATAGAAGTTCTTAACTCCTACTTTGAGAAGAATGCATTGCCAACAGGCCAAGAGATTACAGAAATTGCAAGAGAGCTAAACTATGACCGAGAGGTCGTGCGAGTATGGTTCTGCAACCGGCGACAGACGCtgaaaaacacaagcaaaatcaatgtcttccaggTTCAGTAG
- the pou6f1 gene encoding POU domain, class 6, transcription factor 1 isoform X1: MLLSLLFFLYSCHALFICVSFCCLVCFGSLCPNMCSASLFSVAIHCLTAEVFFQPFKSCTLKFPAKDSQVIVMSGHETIRVLEVEVDASLPSSVPDVKSEAKAEEGVARPAEQPEAGSTQDVPQSTGVVVLGEQHVVSVEAPAPAVQTLTPAVPVSLSLSQPQAAMPITVQGCPQVLTQESLATLMTGMMAQTGSLGQPLLIPLSMAGSIGGQGGLAVLTLPTTNVATIPGFTAANTAGNLLKLPFAGLQAATVLNSVQPQLQTNAQTMFQPQAASIQQVQATSQPTQVTNAQVTAAQVAEAQATSAATTVSQSNISLAALQTAGLSINPAIINASSLGAQPQFLSSLTSTPIITSAMSNMAGITSQIITNAQGQVIGTLPLLFNPASTHTLPLQGLQGLQGLQGLQGLQGLQGLQGLQGLQGLQVQTVTPQLLFNAQGQIIATLGNGSAVATSATTVLPKPANPPTLTKAVTQTSVTTVSQSPIVIAPQPSVLKTATTLSSTVPITCGDIAKVGQLVSKPQQVVSSEEGINLEEIREFAKNFKIRRLSLGLTQTQVGQALTATEGPAYSQSAICRFEKLDITPKSAQKLKPVLEKWLAEAEHWNQKGQQNLMEFVGGEPSKKRKRRTSFTPQAIEVLNSYFEKNALPTGQEITEIARELNYDREVVRVWFCNRRQTLKNTSKINVFQVQ, encoded by the exons ATGCTCTtatcattgttgttttttttgtactcaTGCCATGCGCTTTtcatttgtgtctctttttgttgtttggtttgttttgggtcattgtgtCCTAACATGTGCTCGGCTTCTCTGTTCTCCGTAGCCATTCACTGTCTGACTGCAGAAGTCTTTTTTCAGCCATTTAAATCCTGCACTTTGAAATTCCCTGCCAAAGACAGCCAG GTCATTGTGATGTCTGGCCATGAGACGATTCGTGTGCTAGAGGTAGAAGTTGACGCATCCCTGCCATCATCGGTACCTGATGTGAAGAGTGAAGCCAAAGCTGAGGAGGGAGTGGCTCGGCCTGCAGAGCAACCTGAGGCTGGCAGCACGCAGGACGTGCCCCAGAGCACTGGGGTAGTAG TGCTGGGCGAGCAGCATGTGGTGTCTGTAGAGGCTCCTGCCCCTGCTGTCCAAACGCTGACTCCTGCTGTCCCCGTCAGTTTGTCCCTGTCGCAGCCACAGGCCGCCATGCCCATAACTGTACAAGGCTGTCCGCAG GTGCTGACCCAGGAAAGTTTGGCCACTCTGATGACTGGTATGATGGCCCAGACAGGATCCCTGGGGCAGCCCTTGCTCATCCCCCTCAGTATGGCAGGCTCCATTGGTGGCCAGGGTGGTCTGGCTGTTCTCACCTTGCCTACCACCAATGTAGCCACTATCCCCGGGTTCACAGCAGCTAACACGGCCGGAAATCTCCTCAAACTGCCCTTTGCTGGCCTCCAAG CTGCGACAGTCCTGAACTCTGTCCAGCCCCAACTGCAGACAAATGCCCAGACGATGTTCCAGCCGCAAGCAGCTTCCATACAGCAGGTGCAGGCGACGTCTCAGCCAACACAGGTGACCAATGCACAGGTTACCGCTGCTCAGGTTGCGGAAGCCCAGGCCACCTCGGCCGCCACTACTGTCTCTCAGTCCAACATATCCTTAGCGGCACTCCAGACTGCAGGACTCTCCATCAATCCTGCTATT aTCAATGCTTCTTCTTTGGGAGCTCAGCCCCAGTTCCTCAGTTCCCTCACCTCCACTCCCATCATCACCAGTGCCATGTCCAACATGGCTGGCATCACCAGCCAGATCATCACAAATGCCCAGGGACAG GTCATAGGAACCCTCCCACTGTTGTTTAACCCAGCCTCGACACACACCCTTCCCCTCCAAGGCCTCCAGGGCCTCCAGGGTCTCCAGGGCCTCCAGGGGCTCCAGGGTCTTCAGGGGCTCCAGGGGCTCCAGGGTCTCCAGGGGCTCCAGGTCCAGACTGTCACCCCACAGCTGCTTTTCAACGCCCAGGGCCAGATCATTGCCACACTAGGGAATGGGTCTGCAGTTGCAACCTCTGCTACTACAGTTCTGCCCAAACCCGCTAATCCTCCAACACTTACCAAAGCTGTCACACAg ACTTCGGTAAcaactgtcagtcagtcaccaatTGTCATCGCCCCGCAGCCGTCTGTACTGAAGACTGCCACCACGCTCTCCTCCACAGTACCCATTACCTGTGGAGACATTGCAAAAGTGGGCCAGCTTGTCAGCA AGCCCCAGCAGGTAGTCAGCAGCGAGGAAGGCATTAATCTGGAAGAGATTCGAGAGTTTGCCAAGAATTTCAAGATCCGCCGGCTGTCCTTGGGGCTTACTCAGACACAAGTAGGGCAGGCTCTGACTGCAACTGAGGGTCCGGCCTACAGCCAGTCTGCCATTTGCAG GTTTGAAAAGCTGGATATCACGCCCAAGAGTGCTCAGAAGCTAAAGCCTGTGTTGGAGAAGTGGCTGGCTGAGGCCGAGCACTGGAACCAGAAAGGCCAGCAGAATCTGATGGAGTTTGTTGGcggtgaaccatccaaaaaaCGCAAGCGGCGTACTAGTTTCACACCGCAGGCAATAGAAGTTCTTAACTCCTACTTTGAGAAGAATGCATTGCCAACAGGCCAAGAGATTACAGAAATTGCAAGAGAGCTAAACTATGACCGAGAGGTCGTGCGAGTATGGTTCTGCAACCGGCGACAGACGCtgaaaaacacaagcaaaatcaatgtcttccaggTTCAGTAG
- the tfcp2 gene encoding LOW QUALITY PROTEIN: transcription factor CP2 (The sequence of the model RefSeq protein was modified relative to this genomic sequence to represent the inferred CDS: inserted 2 bases in 2 codons), giving the protein MAWALKLPLTDEVIESGLVQDFDASLSGIGQELGAGAYSMSDVLALPIFKQEESNLPPDSDNKILPFQYVLCAATSPAVKLHDETLTYLNQGQSYEIRMLDNRKIGELPEITDKMVKSIIRVVFHDRRLQYTEHQQLEGWRWNRPGDRILDLDIPMSVGIIDPRANPTQLNTVEFLWDPSKRTSVFIQVHCISXEFTMRKHGGEKGVPFRXQIDTFKENESEEYTEHLHSASCQVKVFKPKGADRKQKTDREKMEKKAPQEKEKYQPSYKTTILTECCPWPEVTYVSNSPSPGFSTSTHNSFPVAEGNGSPTHQPEPVVQVADNLLPTATPQDAQQWLLRNRFSPFCRLFTNFSGADLLKLTREDVIQICGPADGIRLFNALKGRVVRPRLTIYVCQESQQAREQQPKHENGDAAANTFFVYHAIYLEELTAAELTEKIAQLFNISPRQINQIFKQGPTGIHVLVSDEMIQNFQDEVCFVLDTMKDDSNDGYHIILK; this is encoded by the exons ATGGCGTGGGCTCTGAAATTACCTCTCACTGATGAAGTGATTGAGTCCGGACTGGTCCAGGACTTTGATGCCAGTCTCTCGGGCATTGGGCAGGAGCTTGGTGCTGGGGCATACAGCATGAG CGATGTGCTTGCCCTCCCCATCTTCAAACAGGAGGAGTCCAACCTGCCTCCAGACAGCGACAACAAGATCCTTCCCTTTCAGTATGTTCTGTGTGCAGCTACCTCGCCGGCAGTTAAACTGCACGATGAAACACTCACCTACCTCAACCAAG GGCAGTCCTATGAAATTAGAATGCTTGACAATCGGAAAATTGGGGAACTTCCGGAAATCACTGATAAAATGGTGAAG AGCATCATCCGTGTGGTGTTTCATGACCGACGACTTCAGTACACAGAACACCAGCAGCTGGAGGGCTGGCGCTGGAACAGGCCCGGGGATCGCATCCTCGACCTGG ATATCCCCATGTCCGTCGGCATAATCGACCCCAGGGCTAACCCTACTCAGCTTAACACTGTGGAGTTCCTTTGGGACCCATCAAAAAGAACCTCAGTTTTTATCCAG gtACACTGCATCA ACGAATTCACAATGCGCAAGCATGGAGGAGAAAAGGGGGTGCCTTTTC TCCAGATCGACACGTTTAAAGAGAACGAGAGTGAAGAGTACACAGAACACCTCCACTCTGCCTCCTGTCAGGTCAAAGTATTCAAg CCTAAAGGTGCAGACAGAAAGCAGAAGACTGACAGGGAGAAGATGGAGAAGAAGGCGCCACAGGAAAAGGAAAAGTACCAGCCCTCCTATAAAACCACAATCCTGACAGAG TGCTGTCCCTGGCCTGAGGTCACATATGTGAGCAACTCCCCATCTCCTGGCTtcagcacaagcacacacaacaGCTTCCCAGTTGCGGAAGG GAATGGATCGCCAACCCATCAGCCTGAGCCTGTCGTTCAGGTAGCAGAT AATCTGTTACCCACAGCAACACCACAGGATGCACAACAATGGCTTTTAAGAAACCGCTTCTCACCCTTCTGTCGGCTCTTCACCAACTTCTCAG GGGCAGACCTGTTGAAGCTGACCAGGGAGGATGTCATTCAGATCTGTGGGCCAGCTGATGGTATAAGACTCTTCAATGCACTGAAAGGACG AGTGGTTCGCCCGAGGCTGACCATTTACGTTTGCCAGGAGTCTCAGCAGGCACGGGAGCAGCAACCGAAGCATGAAAACGGAGACGCTGCCGCCAACACTTTCTTTG TATATCACGCCATTTACCTGGAGGAGCTCACAGCTGCTGAGCTGACAGAGAAGATCGCTCAGCTCTTCAACATCTCACCCAGACAGATAAATCAGATCTTCAAACAGGGACCCACTGGCATCCATGTGCTGGTCAGTGACGAG ATGATTCAGAACTTTCAGGatgaagtttgttttgttttggacaCAATGAAAG ATGACTCTAATGACGGCTACCACATCATCTTGAAGTGA